One Sneathiella sp. P13V-1 genomic region harbors:
- the glmM gene encoding phosphoglucosamine mutase translates to MARKYFGTDGIRGTANKDPMTAEIALKLGKAAGVRFANRGDYRHRVVIGKDTRLSGYMIEPALTAGFISVGMDVILVGPLPTPAIAMLTRSLRADLGVMISASHNAFQDNGIKLFGPDGYKLSDEVELAIEADIDNSENLILAAPDKLGRATRLDDARGRYIEFAKGSFPRDQLLNKLKIVVDCANGAAYKVAPTVLWELEAEVIAIGDKPDGFNINKDCGSTSTEAMCRRVVEEGADLGIALDGDADRLIMCDEKGNIVDGDQLMALIARSWADRGLLNGGGLVATVMSNMGLEKYLEGHGLSLIRTAVGDRYVVEHMRSQGYNLGGEQSGHMVMSDFGTTGDGLIAALQVLSVIVKEERPVSEICKCFEPYPQILKNVRYSAGQPLEDENVKSAISAGEEKLASSGRLLIRKSGTEPLIRVMGEGEDPKLVEQVVDDIVAEVQKAAG, encoded by the coding sequence ATGGCGCGCAAATATTTTGGAACGGACGGCATTCGTGGGACAGCAAACAAAGATCCCATGACCGCTGAAATTGCGCTTAAACTGGGGAAAGCCGCAGGAGTGAGATTTGCCAATCGCGGTGATTACCGGCACCGGGTCGTTATTGGTAAAGATACACGTCTGTCTGGCTATATGATTGAGCCAGCGCTTACGGCAGGTTTTATCTCCGTTGGAATGGATGTGATCCTTGTTGGTCCTCTGCCAACGCCAGCGATTGCCATGCTCACCCGATCTTTGCGGGCAGATCTTGGTGTGATGATTTCCGCTTCTCACAATGCGTTTCAGGATAACGGTATCAAGCTGTTTGGACCTGATGGGTATAAACTCTCCGATGAAGTTGAGTTGGCCATTGAAGCGGATATCGACAATTCCGAAAACCTCATCCTTGCGGCACCTGACAAGCTCGGACGGGCAACGCGTTTGGACGATGCGCGCGGTCGGTATATTGAGTTTGCAAAAGGAAGTTTCCCAAGGGATCAGCTTCTTAACAAATTGAAGATTGTGGTCGACTGTGCCAACGGTGCGGCTTACAAGGTCGCGCCAACGGTTCTTTGGGAATTGGAGGCAGAGGTCATTGCTATCGGGGATAAACCCGATGGCTTTAATATCAATAAAGATTGTGGTTCTACATCTACGGAAGCCATGTGTCGCCGCGTTGTCGAAGAGGGGGCGGATCTAGGTATTGCTCTCGATGGTGATGCCGACCGTCTCATCATGTGTGATGAAAAAGGCAATATCGTGGATGGCGATCAATTGATGGCGTTGATCGCCAGAAGCTGGGCGGATCGCGGATTGCTGAATGGCGGCGGTCTTGTGGCGACTGTAATGTCCAACATGGGTCTAGAGAAATACTTGGAAGGCCATGGCCTTTCCCTCATTCGCACCGCTGTGGGGGATAGATATGTGGTCGAGCATATGCGCTCTCAAGGCTATAACCTTGGCGGGGAGCAATCCGGTCACATGGTCATGAGTGATTTTGGAACGACAGGCGATGGCCTGATCGCCGCCTTGCAGGTTCTTTCCGTTATTGTGAAAGAGGAAAGACCCGTTAGTGAGATTTGTAAATGCTTTGAGCCGTACCCACAGATCTTGAAGAATGTTCGTTATTCAGCGGGTCAGCCGCTGGAGGACGAAAACGTAAAATCCGCGATCAGCGCAGGTGAAGAGAAACTTGCCTCAAGCGGACGGTTGCTTATTCGTAAATCCGGAACAGAGCCTCTCATCCGCGTAATGGGAGAAGGGGAGGATCCAAAACTTGTTGAGCAAGTTGTGGATGACATTGTTGCAGAAGTTCAAAAAGCAGCAGGATAA
- the ybgF gene encoding tol-pal system protein YbgF gives MRRFERSLIKVALVSCVVFGSLSSVATAQSSDVQTLVDRLNRLEADLTNVQRKVFQGASVPAPNVSASGGGNISGSSEAAVVLSSRLDALEEEQRRITGSYEEINFRIEQIKTRLDKLVLDIDYRLTEIETRLNGGGGQPVVGSAQQNPAVSNQFSAPDAGTANDTALAAPQTTQTDPTLPKGSKVLGTLKVDQQGNPIVNSGTTAPATSAANDTSSVAAVTSSLSPADQYNEAISMIRKDDYAGAEVAFRTFLEANSEHPLAGNAQYWLGESYYVRGDYPNAASAFLGGYQNYPKSGKAADNLLKLAMTLGRMEQKVEACATFEQLDKQFSNLPARLKRIAGREKTKFECN, from the coding sequence ATGAGACGGTTTGAGCGATCTCTGATCAAAGTAGCATTGGTTTCATGCGTCGTTTTTGGCAGCTTGTCTAGTGTTGCCACGGCACAGTCAAGTGATGTTCAAACATTGGTTGACCGTTTGAATAGGCTGGAAGCAGACCTTACAAATGTTCAGCGGAAGGTCTTTCAGGGCGCTTCTGTTCCAGCACCAAATGTTTCTGCTTCTGGTGGTGGCAATATTTCAGGAAGTTCAGAAGCTGCTGTCGTGCTCTCATCCCGACTTGACGCGTTGGAGGAAGAACAACGGCGCATTACCGGAAGTTATGAAGAGATCAATTTCCGTATTGAACAGATTAAAACCCGACTCGATAAACTGGTTCTTGATATAGATTACCGCCTGACTGAGATTGAAACACGCCTGAACGGCGGTGGCGGTCAACCGGTTGTCGGTAGCGCGCAGCAAAACCCTGCGGTGAGCAACCAGTTTTCTGCACCTGATGCGGGAACAGCCAATGATACGGCGCTTGCAGCACCACAAACTACGCAAACTGACCCTACACTTCCCAAAGGTAGCAAGGTTTTGGGGACGTTAAAAGTTGATCAGCAAGGTAATCCGATTGTAAATAGTGGCACGACCGCTCCTGCAACATCAGCGGCAAATGATACTTCTTCGGTTGCAGCAGTAACCTCATCTCTCTCTCCCGCCGATCAGTATAACGAAGCGATTTCAATGATCCGCAAAGATGATTATGCCGGAGCTGAAGTTGCATTCAGGACCTTTTTGGAGGCAAATTCAGAACATCCACTGGCTGGTAACGCACAGTACTGGCTAGGTGAAAGCTACTATGTCCGGGGAGATTATCCGAATGCGGCATCCGCGTTTCTAGGCGGCTACCAAAACTATCCGAAAAGCGGGAAAGCAGCTGATAATCTTTTGAAATTGGCCATGACACTTGGCCGGATGGAACAAAAGGTTGAGGCTTGCGCGACGTTTGAACAACTGGATAAACAGTTTAGTAATCTGCCAGCAAGACTAAAGCGCATCGCAGGTCGTGAGAAAACCAAATTTGAATGCAACTAA
- the thiD gene encoding bifunctional hydroxymethylpyrimidine kinase/phosphomethylpyrimidine kinase, which produces MKSRILTIAGSDSGGGAGIQADIKAITALGGYAASALTALTAQNTLGVSAIAAVDPDFVVAQIKVVHEDIGLDAIKIGMLHRVEVVNAIADYFDSCGSLPPIVLDPVMIAKGGAALIQDDAQEAMIERLVRPHTTLLTPNVPEAERLSGHKINDMEDVKQAAEILLGMGPDAVLMKGGHMDGAVVVDTLVTPGDYILYDHPRVETPHTHGTGCTLSSSIATGLGQGLDMPSAVDRALRYVELAIENAPGLGKGHGPLDHGHNIAPF; this is translated from the coding sequence ATGAAAAGCAGAATTCTTACGATAGCAGGATCAGACTCAGGGGGCGGAGCAGGAATTCAAGCAGACATAAAAGCAATTACTGCCCTTGGGGGATATGCCGCCTCCGCTCTAACGGCTCTTACTGCACAGAACACTTTAGGGGTCTCAGCAATTGCGGCTGTGGATCCAGATTTTGTGGTGGCCCAGATCAAGGTTGTTCATGAAGATATTGGCCTCGACGCCATAAAAATTGGCATGCTTCATCGTGTTGAGGTGGTCAATGCAATTGCGGATTATTTCGATAGTTGCGGATCGCTTCCACCCATTGTTTTGGATCCGGTTATGATTGCAAAAGGCGGTGCCGCGTTAATTCAGGATGATGCCCAAGAAGCCATGATCGAAAGGCTTGTCCGTCCGCATACAACACTTCTGACACCTAATGTCCCGGAAGCAGAAAGACTGTCAGGTCATAAGATCAATGATATGGAAGATGTAAAACAAGCGGCGGAAATATTGCTTGGAATGGGGCCGGATGCAGTCTTGATGAAAGGTGGGCATATGGACGGGGCTGTCGTTGTGGATACTCTTGTCACTCCAGGTGACTACATTCTCTATGACCATCCCCGCGTTGAAACGCCTCACACCCACGGCACTGGCTGCACATTATCCTCTTCCATTGCGACAGGCTTGGGTCAAGGGCTGGATATGCCAAGTGCTGTGGATAGGGCATTGCGTTATGTAGAGCTTGCTATTGAAAATGCGCCAGGTCTGGGCAAAGGGCATGGTCCCTTGGATCACGGTCACAATATAGCCCCGTTTTAA
- the pal gene encoding peptidoglycan-associated lipoprotein Pal, translated as MRLNLGLKFLSMIAALTLVAACETAPQDSGDSSGGGASTSASTSGSGSSATSGGTATSVQPGSQEDLVLNVGDRVFFGFDKYNLTAEARSTAQRQAAWLKANPTVTVTIEGHADERGTREYNLALGERRATAVKNYLVTLGVSSSRVATISYGKERPVALGHNEEAWSQNRRGVMTVN; from the coding sequence ATGCGGCTCAATCTTGGCCTTAAATTCTTGAGTATGATTGCTGCACTGACATTGGTCGCAGCCTGTGAAACGGCACCGCAGGATTCCGGTGACAGCTCTGGTGGGGGCGCTTCCACATCAGCAAGCACATCTGGTTCCGGTAGCTCCGCGACTTCTGGCGGCACAGCCACAAGCGTACAGCCTGGTAGTCAGGAAGACCTCGTTCTGAACGTTGGTGATCGTGTATTCTTCGGTTTTGATAAATACAATCTGACAGCCGAAGCTCGTTCAACTGCACAGCGTCAGGCAGCATGGTTGAAAGCGAACCCAACAGTGACTGTGACAATTGAAGGTCACGCTGACGAACGCGGTACGCGCGAATACAACTTGGCACTCGGTGAACGCCGTGCGACTGCAGTGAAAAACTACCTGGTCACACTGGGTGTTTCTTCTTCCCGCGTTGCAACGATCTCTTACGGTAAAGAGCGTCCAGTTGCACTTGGTCACAATGAAGAAGCATGGTCACAAAACCGTCGTGGTGTAATGACTGTCAACTAA
- a CDS encoding putative metalloprotease CJM1_0395 family protein yields the protein MLASVSLAHSPAVISASNVVGNLSGLSASEAPHQNSPTTEASPSAANHGYNAAQLSKDAVTALQEAGKSENQLGLTEEEQAIVQQLKARDREVRNHEQAHAAVGGQYAGSPTYTYQSGPDNQRYAVGGEVKIDASPVAGDPEATIQKMDTVIRAALAPAEPSAQDRKVAATASARKLDAQIELNSIRDAERRGENPETGEVIGSDTGDQPTGPSQPSGATPDPSAIINLFA from the coding sequence ATGCTCGCTTCGGTATCACTTGCACATAGCCCTGCAGTTATTTCAGCCAGTAACGTGGTCGGTAACCTGTCAGGGCTTTCTGCGTCTGAGGCCCCGCATCAAAACTCTCCGACAACTGAGGCAAGCCCGTCCGCTGCCAATCATGGTTACAATGCTGCACAGCTTTCCAAAGATGCTGTAACCGCTCTTCAAGAAGCTGGTAAGAGCGAAAACCAACTAGGCCTCACCGAGGAAGAGCAGGCGATTGTACAGCAGCTTAAAGCGCGGGACCGGGAAGTTCGAAATCATGAGCAAGCTCACGCTGCTGTTGGCGGGCAATATGCCGGATCTCCAACCTATACCTATCAAAGTGGCCCTGATAATCAGCGGTATGCTGTCGGCGGCGAAGTGAAAATTGACGCAAGCCCAGTTGCTGGTGATCCAGAAGCAACCATTCAGAAGATGGACACCGTCATTCGGGCTGCCCTCGCTCCGGCTGAGCCGTCAGCCCAAGACAGAAAAGTAGCTGCAACCGCTTCTGCACGCAAACTGGATGCACAGATTGAGTTAAATTCAATTCGGGACGCGGAGCGGCGCGGCGAAAACCCTGAAACAGGCGAAGTAATTGGATCAGATACCGGAGATCAACCGACAGGTCCCAGTCAGCCTAGTGGCGCAACACCTGATCCCTCAGCGATTATAAACCTGTTCGCTTAA
- the folP gene encoding dihydropteroate synthase, with product MIEYTEGSAFLRGLSLSDRLYLAPSEELTKGAVDIAVRSEQGTVRFYRTSSSGLQKWIDGGDLNAARIAEQLEALERFWKQQKQDDYCPRIMGIVNVTPDSFSDGGKFFDPTHAISHAKQLISDGADILDIGGESTRPGADRVEVDEEINRVVPVIQGCQGLGKVISIDTRKSAVMASAIEAGANLINDVTALEYDEGSINVALKSNLPVCLMHSSADPKVMQDNPTYDHVLFDVIDYLRDRKEACLQVGIRTENIILDPGIGFGKTVEHNLTLLKGLRFFHGLGCDILLGLSRKAFIGKLDRIGPAEERVAGSLAGLLYGLKAGVQMYRVHDVAESRQAIAVWQGIAKQSLNV from the coding sequence ATGATTGAATACACAGAAGGCTCCGCATTTTTGCGGGGCCTTTCCTTATCTGACCGCCTTTACCTTGCCCCCTCAGAGGAGCTTACAAAAGGTGCCGTGGATATCGCTGTACGTTCCGAACAAGGAACTGTGCGGTTTTACCGGACTTCCTCCAGTGGTCTTCAAAAATGGATTGACGGCGGGGACCTGAATGCAGCCAGAATTGCTGAACAATTAGAAGCTCTGGAGCGTTTCTGGAAGCAGCAAAAGCAAGACGACTATTGCCCGCGCATCATGGGCATTGTAAATGTCACGCCAGACAGTTTTTCTGACGGCGGCAAATTTTTTGATCCAACCCATGCTATTTCACACGCAAAACAGCTTATCTCTGACGGGGCAGATATCCTTGATATCGGCGGCGAAAGCACCCGCCCCGGGGCGGATAGGGTCGAAGTCGATGAAGAAATAAATCGGGTTGTCCCTGTTATTCAGGGATGTCAGGGACTTGGCAAAGTCATCTCGATAGATACGCGTAAGTCTGCTGTTATGGCGTCTGCCATAGAAGCCGGGGCCAATTTAATAAATGACGTGACAGCGCTTGAATATGATGAGGGCAGTATCAATGTTGCCTTGAAATCAAACCTGCCCGTTTGCCTGATGCACAGCTCCGCAGATCCAAAGGTGATGCAGGACAATCCAACTTACGATCACGTTCTATTTGATGTGATAGATTATCTGCGAGATCGGAAAGAAGCCTGCCTTCAGGTTGGTATAAGGACGGAAAATATTATTCTCGATCCTGGCATCGGATTTGGGAAAACCGTTGAGCATAATCTCACCCTGTTAAAAGGCTTGCGGTTTTTCCACGGTCTTGGATGTGATATTCTCCTTGGATTGTCACGCAAAGCCTTCATCGGAAAGCTGGATCGGATTGGCCCGGCGGAGGAACGTGTGGCAGGATCTTTAGCTGGGCTTCTATATGGCCTTAAAGCAGGGGTTCAGATGTACCGCGTACATGACGTTGCAGAAAGCCGTCAGGCAATCGCTGTTTGGCAAGGAATTGCTAAACAGTCTCTGAACGTTTAA
- the tilS gene encoding tRNA lysidine(34) synthetase TilS yields MTDTLLEKFERGMEECASRLNSNRRIAIAISGGSDSVGLCYLLKTWCEKHGYVLNAFTVDHGLRVEATDEAKLVARWCKEIGISHQILRKETTPPLHGVQAYARDLRYGLLEEACLADGISDLFLGHQEEDQIETFLMRFSKGSGLSGLAAMRPVSIRGQLTLHRPMLSIPRREIRDYLLERSIDWIEDPSNEDPQYTRTALGKIRAEISNLPGSGQSSLSRSIVRLMRAENAVQEQVNGFLKQSVCLSPLGFCEIDKVSFLKGSTEVLIRVMEKGLCAVSGLSNIERLSEVERLVDGLLINENGATLAGCQILNQKDKLIICREAGRKGLPSTPFPENGEVIWDNRFHVKMISNKNDAAGLLVEAIGLEGFKEIGEVIPKEIKNFPAVIKYNLPVLRKEGEIVAAPLICPEIKGSGIAKGQVEMLFNSEIVLN; encoded by the coding sequence ATGACTGATACCTTGCTTGAAAAATTCGAGCGGGGCATGGAAGAGTGTGCATCCAGGCTAAACAGTAACAGACGCATTGCTATCGCCATCTCCGGTGGGTCAGACAGTGTCGGGCTTTGTTACTTGCTGAAAACATGGTGTGAAAAACATGGGTATGTGTTGAATGCCTTCACAGTGGATCATGGACTTCGGGTGGAAGCTACCGATGAAGCAAAGCTGGTCGCCCGGTGGTGTAAGGAGATTGGGATTTCCCACCAGATTCTTAGAAAAGAAACCACACCACCTCTACATGGTGTTCAGGCGTATGCTAGAGATTTAAGATACGGCTTACTGGAAGAGGCTTGCTTGGCTGATGGTATTTCTGATCTGTTTTTGGGACATCAGGAAGAAGACCAGATTGAAACCTTCCTGATGCGTTTTTCCAAGGGAAGCGGTTTGTCCGGTTTGGCTGCCATGCGGCCTGTCTCTATACGCGGTCAGCTCACACTGCACCGACCAATGCTTTCAATCCCGAGGCGAGAGATTAGGGACTACCTGCTTGAGCGTTCAATTGACTGGATTGAAGACCCAAGTAATGAAGATCCTCAATATACAAGGACGGCCCTCGGAAAAATCAGGGCAGAAATTTCAAACCTCCCTGGGAGTGGGCAATCTTCTCTCAGTCGTTCAATTGTAAGACTTATGCGCGCCGAGAACGCCGTGCAAGAACAAGTGAATGGCTTTTTAAAGCAGAGCGTTTGTCTCTCTCCTCTTGGATTTTGTGAAATAGATAAAGTGTCTTTTCTCAAAGGCAGTACAGAAGTTCTTATTCGGGTAATGGAAAAAGGACTTTGTGCCGTTAGTGGCCTTTCAAATATTGAAAGACTGTCCGAAGTAGAAAGATTAGTCGACGGTCTTCTGATCAACGAAAATGGGGCTACACTTGCTGGATGCCAGATTTTAAACCAGAAAGATAAACTGATTATTTGTCGGGAGGCAGGACGCAAGGGTCTGCCGTCTACACCATTCCCCGAAAATGGTGAAGTGATCTGGGATAACCGATTTCACGTAAAAATGATCTCTAACAAGAACGATGCAGCAGGTTTGTTAGTGGAGGCCATAGGGCTGGAAGGCTTTAAGGAAATCGGTGAAGTGATTCCCAAAGAGATTAAAAACTTTCCCGCGGTGATTAAATATAATCTGCCAGTTCTCCGTAAAGAGGGGGAAATTGTTGCTGCCCCGCTGATTTGCCCTGAAATAAAAGGCTCAGGCATTGCAAAAGGTCAGGTTGAGATGCTATTCAACTCTGAAATCGTTCTAAATTGA
- the ftsH gene encoding ATP-dependent zinc metalloprotease FtsH produces MNLFGKNVVLWVLIGLLALILFNVFNDTSPRNAGSNLAYSTFLEKVDSGEITSVTIQGQNITGNADGQKYSTYAPNDNTLVERLNSRGVQITAAPEEEGSLLMATLLSWFPMLLLIGVWIFFMRQMQGGGGKAMGFGKSKAKLLTERQGRVTFEDVAGIEEAKEELEEIVDFLKNPQKYQRLGGKIPKGALLVGPPGTGKTLLARSVAGEANVPFFTISGSDFVEMFVGVGASRVRDMFEQGKKNAPCIIFIDEIDAVGRHRGAGLGGGNDEREQTLNQMLVEMDGFEANEGVILLAATNRPDVLDPALLRPGRFDRQVVVPNPDIIGREKILKVHMRKVPLANDVNARTIARGTPGFSGADLANLVNEAALLAARKSRRLVTQQEFEEAKDKVMMGAERRSMVMSEDEKKLTAYHEGGHALVGMHMKASDPVHKATIIPRGRALGMVMRLPEKDSYSLRRDQCYANLAVAMGGRIAEEMIFGHDAVTTGASGDIKMATDMARRMVTEWGLSEKLGPLMYSANQEEVFLGHSVAQQKNVSDATAQLIDQEVRRFVEEGEATARKILEDHEDQLHRIANGLLEYETLNGDEIKILMEGGDLNRPEDEDPVDHGPSSSVPTTSGPKNTGPEGGMEPEPQPGN; encoded by the coding sequence GTGAATCTCTTTGGCAAGAATGTAGTGCTTTGGGTGTTAATCGGCTTATTGGCCCTCATCCTGTTTAATGTATTTAATGACACATCCCCTCGCAATGCTGGTTCCAACCTTGCTTATTCCACATTTTTGGAAAAAGTTGACAGTGGTGAGATCACAAGTGTGACGATCCAGGGGCAGAACATTACCGGGAATGCCGATGGTCAAAAATACTCAACTTATGCACCGAACGACAACACGCTGGTGGAACGCCTGAATTCTCGTGGCGTTCAGATCACCGCAGCGCCTGAAGAAGAAGGCAGCCTGTTGATGGCCACATTGTTGTCCTGGTTCCCGATGCTTCTATTGATCGGCGTCTGGATTTTCTTCATGCGTCAGATGCAAGGCGGCGGCGGAAAAGCAATGGGCTTTGGTAAATCAAAAGCCAAATTGCTGACAGAACGTCAGGGGCGTGTGACTTTTGAAGATGTGGCAGGCATTGAAGAAGCAAAAGAAGAGCTGGAAGAGATCGTTGATTTTCTGAAAAACCCACAGAAATACCAACGTCTTGGTGGTAAAATTCCAAAAGGCGCTCTTCTTGTGGGTCCTCCGGGCACTGGTAAAACACTGCTGGCACGTTCTGTTGCAGGTGAAGCAAATGTGCCTTTCTTCACTATTTCGGGTTCTGACTTTGTCGAAATGTTTGTCGGCGTTGGTGCAAGCCGTGTCCGTGACATGTTTGAGCAAGGTAAGAAAAACGCCCCCTGTATTATCTTTATTGATGAGATCGATGCCGTTGGTCGCCATCGTGGTGCCGGCCTTGGTGGTGGTAATGATGAGCGCGAACAGACACTCAACCAGATGCTGGTTGAAATGGATGGTTTTGAAGCGAACGAAGGCGTGATCCTACTTGCAGCAACCAACCGTCCGGATGTTCTGGATCCGGCTTTGCTGCGCCCGGGTCGTTTTGACCGTCAGGTGGTAGTTCCAAATCCTGACATCATCGGTCGTGAAAAGATCCTGAAAGTTCACATGCGTAAAGTGCCTTTGGCCAACGATGTAAATGCGCGGACTATTGCCCGTGGTACACCAGGTTTCTCAGGTGCGGATCTTGCGAACCTTGTGAACGAAGCAGCCTTGCTGGCAGCACGTAAATCCCGCCGACTTGTCACGCAGCAGGAATTTGAAGAAGCGAAAGACAAAGTCATGATGGGCGCGGAACGTCGATCCATGGTTATGTCTGAAGACGAGAAAAAACTTACCGCTTATCACGAAGGTGGCCACGCTTTGGTCGGTATGCATATGAAAGCATCTGATCCAGTCCATAAAGCCACTATTATCCCACGTGGGCGTGCTCTTGGTATGGTGATGCGTCTTCCTGAGAAAGACAGTTATTCACTGCGTCGCGATCAGTGTTATGCAAACCTCGCTGTTGCAATGGGCGGCCGTATCGCTGAAGAAATGATTTTTGGACATGATGCGGTAACAACTGGCGCATCCGGTGACATTAAAATGGCGACAGATATGGCGCGTCGAATGGTTACCGAATGGGGGCTCTCAGAGAAGTTGGGACCACTGATGTATAGCGCTAACCAGGAAGAGGTTTTTCTTGGTCATTCTGTGGCACAGCAGAAGAATGTCTCTGATGCAACTGCACAACTTATTGATCAAGAGGTTCGCCGTTTTGTTGAAGAAGGTGAAGCAACCGCTCGGAAGATTCTCGAAGATCACGAAGATCAACTGCATCGTATTGCAAATGGCCTGTTAGAGTATGAAACACTGAACGGTGATGAGATCAAAATCTTGATGGAAGGTGGGGATCTTAATCGTCCAGAGGATGAAGATCCTGTGGATCATGGCCCAAGTTCATCTGTTCCAACGACAAGCGGTCCCAAAAATACGGGTCCAGAAGGCGGGATGGAGCCAGAGCCACAACCCGGTAACTAA
- the tolB gene encoding Tol-Pal system beta propeller repeat protein TolB → MSGGLGLSALSKKIGAIILMVFAMTSLARAELVIDITQGNVKPLPIAISDFAGQSETTNIIGQRIADVVRADLERSGLFKIISKNAFLQQISDIQAIPVFSNWRKISAQALTNGIVTSLPDGRLEIQFRLWDVVSEQYLVGHKLSTQPTNWRRLGHKVADYIYERLTGESGYFDTRVVYVSESGPANRRVKRLAIMDQDGARHQFLTDGSNLVLTPRFSPSQQVITYLSYFNNRPRVYLLDIDTGQQEVLGEFPGMTFAPRFSPSGNQVVMSMADNGNSDIYIMDLRTRAVKRLTKHPGIDTAPSFSPDGSQITFESDRGGRQQLYVMNVDGSNQKRISFGRGNYGTPVWSPRGDLIAFTKLTGGKFSIGVMRTNGSQERILTEGFHNEGPSWAPNGRVLVFFRQIPGKNEKDPDKVRLWSIDLTGYNEREIISPRDGSDPAWSPLIPDGR, encoded by the coding sequence ATGAGTGGTGGATTGGGATTAAGCGCACTTTCGAAGAAAATAGGCGCAATTATCTTAATGGTCTTTGCGATGACGTCGCTGGCACGGGCAGAGTTGGTTATCGACATTACGCAAGGCAACGTTAAACCCCTTCCAATTGCGATTTCCGATTTTGCCGGTCAATCTGAAACAACCAATATTATTGGTCAGCGGATTGCAGATGTTGTCAGGGCTGACCTGGAACGGTCTGGTCTTTTCAAGATCATTAGTAAAAACGCGTTTCTTCAACAAATCAGTGATATTCAGGCGATCCCAGTATTCTCAAACTGGAGAAAAATCAGTGCGCAGGCCCTGACCAATGGTATCGTGACATCTTTGCCAGATGGGCGACTGGAAATCCAATTCCGCCTTTGGGATGTGGTTTCAGAACAATATCTGGTTGGACATAAGCTTTCCACTCAACCAACCAACTGGCGCCGTCTCGGGCACAAAGTCGCTGATTACATATACGAGCGACTGACAGGGGAAAGCGGCTATTTCGATACACGTGTTGTTTATGTTTCTGAAAGTGGACCTGCCAATCGTCGTGTAAAACGTCTGGCGATTATGGATCAGGATGGTGCGCGCCATCAGTTCCTGACCGATGGCAGCAATCTGGTGCTGACGCCGCGGTTCTCGCCGAGTCAGCAAGTCATTACGTATCTTTCCTACTTTAATAACCGCCCTCGGGTTTATTTGCTGGATATTGATACCGGGCAGCAGGAAGTTCTTGGCGAATTCCCGGGCATGACATTTGCCCCGCGCTTTTCACCTTCTGGTAATCAAGTCGTCATGAGTATGGCTGATAATGGTAATTCAGATATCTATATTATGGATTTGCGTACGAGAGCCGTGAAAAGACTGACGAAACACCCGGGCATTGATACCGCGCCTTCTTTCTCACCAGATGGCTCGCAGATCACTTTTGAATCTGATCGTGGTGGCCGCCAGCAGCTTTATGTGATGAATGTGGATGGCAGTAATCAGAAACGTATCAGCTTTGGGCGCGGCAATTATGGCACACCGGTATGGTCACCTCGCGGAGATTTGATCGCCTTTACAAAACTGACGGGCGGAAAATTTTCCATTGGTGTCATGCGTACGAACGGCTCTCAGGAACGAATTCTAACTGAAGGTTTCCATAATGAGGGCCCGTCCTGGGCGCCAAATGGCCGTGTTCTTGTGTTTTTCAGGCAAATACCCGGCAAAAACGAAAAAGATCCCGATAAAGTTCGCTTGTGGTCTATTGATCTCACGGGTTATAACGAAAGAGAAATTATTTCTCCGCGGGATGGGTCTGACCCTGCATGGTCGCCCTTGATTCCGGATGGTAGATAA